The DNA window TCCCGCGGTTGATCTCCGCCGCCAGGTCGATGAACCGGGTGAAGAAGTTCATCGAACGCAGCTTCCAGCTCAGGTAGTGCGGGTCGATCGGGATGCAGTGCCCGCCGAGCCCCGGCCCCGGATAGAACGGCATGAAGCCGAACGGCTTGGTCGCCGCGGCGTCGATGATCTCCCAGACGTCGAGCCCCAGCCGCTCGCAGACCTGCGCGATCTCGTTGACGAGGCCGATGTTGATCAGCCGGAAGGTGTTCTCGAGCAGCTTGACCATCTCCGCCGCGGCCGCGGAGGAGACGACGTGGACCTCGGGGATCGCCAGGCGGTAGAGGGCCGCCGCCGCCGCGCCGCACTCCGGCGTCGCGCCGCCGACGACCTTCGGCGTGTTCTCGGTCTTGAAGCGCGGGTTGCTCGGATCGACCCGCTCCGGCGAGAAGGCGAGGAAGAAGTCGCGCCCGACCTTCAGCCCCCCCGCCTCGAGCCGCGGCTGGACGACCTCGGCGGTGGTGCCGGGATAGGTGGTGGACTCCAGCACGATCAGTTGCCCGCGCCGCAGGCGCCGAGCGACGGCGTCGGTCGCGCCGACGACGAACGAGATGTCCGGATCGAGGGTCTTGCGCAGCGGCGTCGGCACGCAGATCAGCACGGCGTCCGCCTCGCCCAGCCGGTCGAAGTCGGCCGTGGCCTCGAGCCGGCCCGCCTCGACCTGCGCGCGGAGCTGCGCGTCGGAGACGTCGCCGATGTACGACCGTCCGGCGTTGACCGCGGCCGCCTTCGCGGCGTCCACGTCGAAGCCGAGGACGCGGCAGCCGCGGCGGGCGAAGACCTCGGCCAACGGGAGCCCGACGTACCCCAGGCCGACGACGCCGACCTGCGCCGAACGATCGGCCACGCGCGCCAAAAACTGATCGACCAGCTCTCCCACCTCTGCTCCTCCCCGACCCCGCGGCGGGGTCCGAAGAGTATACGCCGCGGCGTCCGGCCGGCCCGCGGCCGCGCGCGGCGGCGCAAGCCGCGCTATCCTCGCCGCATGTACCGCTTTCTGCTGGTGACGCTCGTCCACATCTTCGTGATGCCCCCGCTCGCCCTGTTCGGGACGCTGGTCATGCTCGTCGCGCCGCGCACCGAGATGGTCCCGCGCGTCGCGAGGGCTTGGTCCCGCGTCGCGCTCCGCGCCGCCGGGGTCCGCGTCACGATCCACGGCCGCGAGCGGATCGAGGCGACCCGCCCGGCCGTCGTCGTGATGAACCACACCTCGGCGATCGACATCTACGTCGCCTGCGGCTACCTGCCGATTCCGTTCCGCATGGTCGCCAAAGAGCAGCTCTTCCGCATTCCGATCTTCGGCTGGGCGCTGCGCGTGGCCGGCTTCGTGCCGCTGGAACGGTCGGGCGGCCGGGCCGACCTCCGCCGCCTCAAGGGGATCCGCTGGGACAAGCGGCGCCGCGCGGTGATCTGCTTCTTCCCCGAAGGGACGCGCAGCCGCGACGGCCGCCTCGCCCGCTTCAAGCGGGGCGCCTTCGCCGTGGCGCTGCGCGAGCGGCTGCCGGTGCTGCCGGTCGCGATCGTCGGCGCGTGCAAGATCCAGGCGGCGCGCGGCTGGCGGATCGCGCCCGGCGAGGTCGAGGTCCGCGCGCTTCCGCCGCTCGACGGCGCGGTCTCCGGCGACGCGGACCGCGACGCGCTCTGCGACGCGGCCCGCGCGCTGATTCTCGAGGCGCTCCCCGACGACCAGCGTCCCGCGGCCGAACTCCGGCCATGACCTTCGAAGAGGCGACGGGCCGGCTCGCCGCGCGCGCCGCGCGCGACCCGCTGCTCGCCCCGCTCGCCCGCGCCGCGCGCGACCGCGGCTGGCGCGTCTGGCTGGTCGGCGGTTTCGTGCGGGACCTGCTGCTCGGCCGGACCCGCGCCGGCCGCGACGTCGATCTCGTCGTCGGCGAGCCGCGGCGCGAGATCCTCGCCTGGCTCGCCGAGCGTTCCGGACACGCGCCGGTGACGTTCGCCAAGCGGGTCGTGGACCACCGGATGGCGATCGCCGGGCGGGAGCTCGACGCGGTCGAGTTGGACGAGCGGCCGCTCGCCCTTGAACTCGCGCGGCGCGACTTCAAGGCCAACGCCGTCGCCTTCGACCTCGCCGCCGCGGCGCTCGAGGATCCTCTCGGCGGCGTGGCCGACCTCGCCGCCGGGGCGCTCGACCCGCCGCGCGACGACGCCTTCGTCGACGATCCGCTGCGGCTGCTGCGCGGCCCGCGGATCGCGGCGGAGATCCCCGCCCTCGCCCTCACCCCGCGCGCCCGCGCCCTCGCCGCGCGCGACGCGGCGCTCCTCGCCGGCGCGGCGCCGGAGCGGGTCGTCGCCGAGATCGACCGGATGCTGCTCGCGCCGCGCCCCTCGCGCGCGGTCGCGGAACTGGACGCGCTGGGCCTCGCGGAGGTCGTCCTGCCGGAGATCGCCGCGGCGCGCGGCGTCGCGCAGAACCGCCACCATCACCTCGACGTCTGGGGCCACACGCTCGCGGCGCTCGCCGCAGCCGACCGCCCGCGGCTGCTGGGGCGCGGCGTCGTCCCGCCGGAGCGCCTTCCGGCGGGCGAGCGGCTGGCGACGCTGCGCTGGGCGCTGCTGCTGCACGACCTCGGCAAGCCGGCGACGCGCGCCGTCCGTCCGAACGGCGAAGCGTCGTTCTTCCGCCACGAAGTGGTCGGCGCGGAGATCGCGGAACGGATCGCGAAGCGGCTCTGCTTCGGCCGCGCCCGCGCCGCGGCGCTGACGACGCTCGTCCGCCTGCATCTGCGGCTCGTCGTGCCGACCGAAGGACTTCTCTCCCGCCGCGCCCTCGGGCGGATCGCGCGGGAGGCGGGGGACGCGGCGGAGCCGCTCGCGCTGCACGCCCTCGCCGACCAGGCGGCGAGCCGCGGCGTCGGCCACCGCGCGGTGCGCGCCGCGCTGCGCGAGACCTGCCGCCGCTTCCTCGCCGTGCGCGACGAGTTGGCCGCGGCGCGCGCCGCCGGTCCGCTCGTGGACGGCCGCGCGGTGATGCGCGCGCTCGGCGTCGCCGAAGGGCCGGAAGTCGGGGCCGCGCTGCGGGAAATCGAGGAGCTGCGCCTCGCCGGACGGCTGAAGACGGCGGACGACGCGCTCGCCTATCTCGCCGCGCGACGCCGCTGACGGGACGCGGCGCCGCCGCATCCTCGATGCGCGGACCCAAGCCGGACGCTGCGGGAGACCGCGGCCGACTCAGGCAAAGGCGCCGCCGTCACTCCGAGATGCGCGCCTCGATGTCGGCCATGCTGGCCTTGATCTCCTCGAGCCGCGCGTAGTTCGCCGCGAGGCGCGCGCCGACGTCGGCGATCTTCGCCTCCAGCCCGGCGCGGACTTCGTCCTCGCGCCCGCCGGGGCGCAGGCCGCGCAACGTCGCCTCCCAGCGCTCGATGTGGCCGCGGTCGCGGGCCATCGACTCCTCGATCGCCGCGACCTGCCGCCGCCGCCGCTCCAGCGCCTCGTCGAGCGCCCGCTTGCGCGACTCCTTCCGCTCGTCCCGCTGCGCGTTCGCCTTCTCGAAGACGGCGTTCCCCGCGGCGC is part of the bacterium genome and encodes:
- a CDS encoding nucleotide sugar dehydrogenase gives rise to the protein MGELVDQFLARVADRSAQVGVVGLGYVGLPLAEVFARRGCRVLGFDVDAAKAAAVNAGRSYIGDVSDAQLRAQVEAGRLEATADFDRLGEADAVLICVPTPLRKTLDPDISFVVGATDAVARRLRRGQLIVLESTTYPGTTAEVVQPRLEAGGLKVGRDFFLAFSPERVDPSNPRFKTENTPKVVGGATPECGAAAAALYRLAIPEVHVVSSAAAAEMVKLLENTFRLINIGLVNEIAQVCERLGLDVWEIIDAAATKPFGFMPFYPGPGLGGHCIPIDPHYLSWKLRSMNFFTRFIDLAAEINRGMPRHVVDRVGLLLNEARKPVNGSKVLALGVTYKKDTADVRESPALDVIDLLRERGAEVSYHDPFVPRLAVAGRDVPFAPLTAETLAAQDVVVVLSDHSSVDYALVAEKAPLVFDARNALGRALGAAAGPRVRRL
- a CDS encoding 1-acyl-sn-glycerol-3-phosphate acyltransferase, producing the protein MYRFLLVTLVHIFVMPPLALFGTLVMLVAPRTEMVPRVARAWSRVALRAAGVRVTIHGRERIEATRPAVVVMNHTSAIDIYVACGYLPIPFRMVAKEQLFRIPIFGWALRVAGFVPLERSGGRADLRRLKGIRWDKRRRAVICFFPEGTRSRDGRLARFKRGAFAVALRERLPVLPVAIVGACKIQAARGWRIAPGEVEVRALPPLDGAVSGDADRDALCDAARALILEALPDDQRPAAELRP
- a CDS encoding HDIG domain-containing protein encodes the protein MTFEEATGRLAARAARDPLLAPLARAARDRGWRVWLVGGFVRDLLLGRTRAGRDVDLVVGEPRREILAWLAERSGHAPVTFAKRVVDHRMAIAGRELDAVELDERPLALELARRDFKANAVAFDLAAAALEDPLGGVADLAAGALDPPRDDAFVDDPLRLLRGPRIAAEIPALALTPRARALAARDAALLAGAAPERVVAEIDRMLLAPRPSRAVAELDALGLAEVVLPEIAAARGVAQNRHHHLDVWGHTLAALAAADRPRLLGRGVVPPERLPAGERLATLRWALLLHDLGKPATRAVRPNGEASFFRHEVVGAEIAERIAKRLCFGRARAAALTTLVRLHLRLVVPTEGLLSRRALGRIAREAGDAAEPLALHALADQAASRGVGHRAVRAALRETCRRFLAVRDELAAARAAGPLVDGRAVMRALGVAEGPEVGAALREIEELRLAGRLKTADDALAYLAARRR